One segment of Neodiprion fabricii isolate iyNeoFabr1 chromosome 1, iyNeoFabr1.1, whole genome shotgun sequence DNA contains the following:
- the LOC124179400 gene encoding uncharacterized protein LOC124179400 isoform X3, whose amino-acid sequence MEESASKAEKESMAKTIAGNVKEQKFWVVIRKELGVDPPLYLKHLLTCLGFDSAAALKNLSSEAFLEMEKFAQTDMLGLLGEDGYTKSDFFGIYSNTPEQFRILRGHRFCLFEIQKYIIEKGLNHFATAEQDINEKLTNIKAKKETKETLKAVSGKKSDPQSRKSQDLLSEEDQLYMLIKNWFSKQPDGEETFKDYLESPKNRYIEVSVKEDVDEEITYSGKISCCLCKTKITAHKAEYGKSVPRKTRWVCQNFMKHVKEKHLTLNPVENSKENLFPRKHNNSNKIDTKSGQAEKNTANVLKNVVANTTAFTSSCKKVQPEVQPLITDVFDKGTNDNDNWNTNASLSDSIANKNQKLGQNLPRIIEDVKLVTPVEIRRDIIKIEKSRGKRHITREIESDDETEAKPTKRSKNRIESDEELEVSARDKPNDESDVRSQAVIVESTNDELQGEFNLGIM is encoded by the coding sequence ATGGAGGAATCAGCGAGCAAGGCAGAAAAGGAGAGTATGGCGAAGACCATCGCTGGAAATGTTAAAGAACAAAAGTTTTGGGTCGTAATTAGGAAGGAACTTGGAGTTGATCCACCGTTGTACCTGAAGCATCTCCTCACCTGTCTGGGTTTCGATTCAGCGGCCGCTCTGAAAAACCTTTCAAGCGAAGCCTTTCTAGAAATGGAGAAATTTGCCCAAACTGACATGCTGGGATTGTTAGGCGAAGATGGTTACACAAAATCAGACTTCTTCGGTATCTACAGTAATACACCTGAACAATTCCGCATACTACGAGGACATAGGTTTTGCCTCTTCGAAATTCAGAAGTATATTATAGAAAAGGGGTTGAACCATTTTGCTACGGCCGAACAggatattaatgaaaaattaactaacatcaaagcaaaaaaagaaaccaaggAAACGCTAAAAGCTGTatcgggaaaaaaatcagatcCACAGTCACGAAAATCACAGGACTTATTGAGTGAAGAAGATCAATTATACATGCTCATTAAAAATTGGTTTTCTAAGCAACCAGATGGTGAAGAAACCTTCAAAGATTATTTAGAAAGCCCTAAAAATCGGTATATAGAGGTATCTGTCAAAGAAGACGTTGACGAAGAAATTACCTATTCGGGGAAAATATCGTGTTGCCTGTGTAAAACTAAAATTACCGCGCATAAAGCCGAATACGGGAAATCAGTACCGAGGAAAACTCGTTGGGTatgtcaaaattttatgaagcACGTAAAGGAAAAACATTTGACTTTGAACCCTGTGGAAAATTCgaaggaaaatttatttcctcgCAAGCATAACAATAGcaataaaattgatacaaaATCGGGTCaggcggaaaaaaatacagcaaaTGTTCTCAAAAACGTCGTCGCTAACACTACAGCTTTTACTTCTAGTTGTAAAAAGGTTCAACCCGAGGTTCAACCACTTATTACGGATGTATTCGATAAAGGCACCAATGACAATGATAACTGGAATACAAATGCTAGTTTGAGCGACAGTATCGCAAACAAGAACCAGAAGCTCGGCCAAAATTTACCAAGAATTATCGAAGACGTGAAATTAGTCACACCCGTTGAAATAAGAAgggatattattaaaattgaaaaaagcaGGGGAAAAAGGCATATTACTAGAGAAATTGAGAGTGATGACGAAACGGAAGCGAAACCTACTAAACggtcgaaaaatcgaattgaaagCGATGAAGAACTCGAAGTATCTGCACGTGACAAGCCAAATGATGAATCGGATGTTAGATCACAAGCTGTGATAGTTGAAAGTACAAATGATGAGTTACAGGGGGAATTCAACCTCGGAATAATGTAA
- the LOC124179400 gene encoding uncharacterized protein LOC124179400 isoform X1 produces the protein MELLLKYNAELKDCVKNLLAQSASKKLTKSCPTVNENSKSNLLVRKLMRISDKQSQAESCGNRYDCTVKKFASYIFMIGGRLSYETLCANLPLPSPSSVSRYLLENGPDIIEGQLRLQELKNYLIKADLPLVIWVSEDATRITGTVQYDPKTNQLIGLVLPTDKNGMPKCKSFMATSPKVMEETMQNIPIASLAYTIMAQPLQKNAASFCLCIFGTDNKFTAEHVLNRFQFIYEQCQQFGIRVLGFSSDGDPRLLKAMRIESQIGISNLDLLFGKENWTWFNSEFCSEYFVCQDTVHIGTKLRNRFIKNSIVLPMGNNIATVSHLKLLIQSQSKDKHQITYSDLDPKDKMNFPSVQKICQENVRKLLNDTVPGSEGTCQYLKILHNTVVSYIDSELTPLERIFSIWYSVFCLRMWRAWISANDSYTLGKNFITSNCYTCIEINAHTLIDVIIRLRDSDQPELFLPSLYSSQPCESFFRQVRSMSSTYSTIVNCSMMDIIHRLNRIQVQNEIIIEESENIIFPRFRERKSVINVNTYPLPSNQEIQKTVEDAKCRAIEDLGNLGIFFNNILCTLPFSAKSIQLDSDDESDSEEISEETESANEDTISAELEHDMITLQSVTGTLELKNYSTQTVQLNETSPFAVVRDSSQAEYVVRKSSICWLLNKTKHRLSSDRLQRVREIELPHLSKKESATRSNTVEENPEISIGTWMLFREDTEAETKYRVGLVLGFVYLTGKTDPQREYSRLSADVNNESIGVLCTWYRLISSSLRPAPVGSHDYKCISGYMRTLPTPQIVDGHIFYSDLVLKLILEIIPTTSLQGKDANIGNFVLIEFLTKKTKKYYIGVVKSIQSRDRDCEEDYEVKFMRKVTNSSSSIFVFPDVDDTSYVTGDQIKLILSNPKIDRRRHHVFSDSDLLEYAVI, from the exons ATGGAATTGCTGTTGAAATATAATGCAGAATTAAAGgattgcgtgaaaaatttattagcaCAATCGgcatcgaaaaaattaacgaagtCTTGTCCAACAGTCAATGAAAACAGTAAAAGTAACTTGTTAGTACGAAAATTGATGAGAATTTCTGACAAACAAAGTCAGGCCGAATCTTGCGGGAACAGATACGATTGCACAGTGAAAAAGTTTGCATCGTATATTTTCATGATTGGTGGAAGATTGTCGTACGAAACGTTATGCGCGAACTTGCCTCTACCATCCCCCTCATCTGTCAGTCGGTATTTGTTAGAAAACGGACCAGACATCATTGAAGGGCAGCTTCGATTgcaggaattgaaaaattacttaatCAAGGCCGACCTGCCTCTAGTCATATGGGTAAGCGAAGATGCGACGCGTATTACTGGCACCGTGCAATATGACCCAAAAACTAACCAATTAATTGGGTTGGTATTACCAACAGATAAAAATGGAATGCCTAAGTGCAAATCTTTCATGGCAACGTCACCAAAAGTAATGGAAGAAACGATGCAAAATATTCCAATTGCTTCTTTGGCGTACACAATTATGGCACAGcctttacaaaaaaatgcgGCGTCATTTTGTCTGTGCATATTTGGAACCGACAATAAATTCACAGCCGAACACGTGCTTAACAGATTCCAATTTATTTACGAACAATGTCAGCAATTCGGAATAAGAGTATTAGGATTTTCTTCGGATGGTGATCCAAGATTGTTAAAAGCGATGAGGATTGAAAGCCAAATAGGTATTTCGAATCTTGATTTACTCTTTGGTAAAGAAAATTGGACATGGTTCAACAGTGAATTTTGCAGTGAGTACTTTGTTTGCCAGGATACTGTACACATTGGTACAAAGCTAAGAAATCGCTTCATCAAAAACTCAATTGTTCTGCCGATGGGAAACAATATAGCGACTGTTAGTCACCTGAAACTATTGATACAGTCACAATCTAAAGACAAACACCAGATAACTTATTCTGACTTGGACCCAAAGGATAAAATGAATTTCCCTTCTgttcaaaaaatatgtcaagaaAATGTCAGAAAATTACTCAATGATACAGTACCTGGCAGCGAAGGAACATGtcagtatttgaaaatactacATAACACCGTAGTTTCATACATCGATTCTGAATTAACGCCGTTGGAAAGAATATTTAGCATCTGGTATTCTGTGTTTTGTTTAAGGATGTGGCGTGCATGGATTTCGGCAAATGACAGTTACACTTTgggcaaaaattttataacttccAACTGTTACACATGCATTGAAATAAATGCTCATACGCTTATTGACGTCATCATACGCCTGAGAGATTCGGACCAACCAGAACTCTTCCTGCCATCTTTATATAGTAGTCAACCATGTGAAAGCTTTTTCCGACAAGTCCGTTCAATGTCATCCACGTACTCGACTATTGTCAACTGCAGCATGATGGACATCATTCATCGTCTCAATAGAATTCaagtacaaaatgaaatcatcATCGAAGAGtcagaaaatattatatttccaaGATTTAGGGAGAGAAAAAGTGTAATCAATGTCAACACATATCCACTACCTTCTAATCAAGAAATACAGAAAACCGTTGAAGACGCGAAATGTCGAGCTATTGAAGATCTCGGGAACCttggtatatttttcaacaatatcttATGTACACTGCCTTTTTCTGCAAAGTCTATTCAACTAGACTCAGACGACGAATCTGACAGCGAAGAAATCAGCGAGGAAACGGAGAGCGCAAATGAAGACACTATATCTGCAGAACTTGAACATGATATGATTACGTTGCAGTCTGTAACAGGAACTTTGGAACTCAAAAATTACTCCACCCAAACAGTTCAACTAAATGAAACGAGTCCATTTGCAGTCGTGCGTGATTCGTCGCAAGCCGAATACGTCGTTAGAAAATCGTCCATTTGTTGGCTGCTTAATAAAACCAAGCACCGTTTAAGTAGCGACAGACTTCAGAGAGTACGAGAAATCGAACTGCCGCATTTGTCCAAGAAG GAATCAGCTACTAGATCAAATACTGTCGAAGAGAATCCGGAAATAAGTATAGGGACATGGATGCTTTTTAGAGAAGACACTGAGGCAGAAACGAAATACAGAGTAGGCCTTGTTCTTGGATTCGTCTATCTAACTGGAAAAACAGACCCACAAAGAGAATACTCCAGATTAAGCGCTGACGTCAATAATGAAAGTATTGGCGTACTATGTACCTGGTATAGATTAATAAGTTCTAGTCTCCGTCCGGCACCAGTGGGGTCACATGATTACAAATGCATTTCTGGATATATGCGAACTTTACCAACACCACAGATAGTTGAtgggcatattttttattcggatTTAGTTTTGAAACTAATCCTCGAGATTATTCCTACAACTTCACTCCAAG gtAAAGATGCAAATATCGGAAATTTTGTGCTGATCGAATTTCTCAccaaaaaaaccaaaaaatactACATCGGCGTTGTTAAAAGTATCCAATCAAGAGACAGAGATTGCGAGGAAGATTATGAAGTCAAATTCATGCGAAAAGTGACGAATTCGTCGAGCTCCATATTCGTTTTTCCAGATGTGGACGATACAAGTTATGTAACAGGAGATCAAATAAAGCTAATTCTGAGCAACCCGAAAATTGACCGAAGACGTCATCATGTATTCAGTGATTCTGATTTGTTAGAGTACGCTGTGATTTAA
- the LOC124179400 gene encoding uncharacterized protein LOC124179400 isoform X2 yields the protein MWRAWISANDSYTLGKNFITSNCYTCIEINAHTLIDVIIRLRDSDQPELFLPSLYSSQPCESFFRQVRSMSSTYSTIVNCSMMDIIHRLNRIQVQNEIIIEESENIIFPRFRERKSVINVNTYPLPSNQEIQKTVEDAKCRAIEDLGNLGIFFNNILCTLPFSAKSIQLDSDDESDSEEISEETESANEDTISAELEHDMITLQSVTGTLELKNYSTQTVQLNETSPFAVVRDSSQAEYVVRKSSICWLLNKTKHRLSSDRLQRVREIELPHLSKKESATRSNTVEENPEISIGTWMLFREDTEAETKYRVGLVLGFVYLTGKTDPQREYSRLSADVNNESIGVLCTWYRLISSSLRPAPVGSHDYKCISGYMRTLPTPQIVDGHIFYSDLVLKLILEIIPTTSLQGKDANIGNFVLIEFLTKKTKKYYIGVVKSIQSRDRDCEEDYEVKFMRKVTNSSSSIFVFPDVDDTSYVTGDQIKLILSNPKIDRRRHHVFSDSDLLEYAVI from the exons ATGTGGCGTGCATGGATTTCGGCAAATGACAGTTACACTTTgggcaaaaattttataacttccAACTGTTACACATGCATTGAAATAAATGCTCATACGCTTATTGACGTCATCATACGCCTGAGAGATTCGGACCAACCAGAACTCTTCCTGCCATCTTTATATAGTAGTCAACCATGTGAAAGCTTTTTCCGACAAGTCCGTTCAATGTCATCCACGTACTCGACTATTGTCAACTGCAGCATGATGGACATCATTCATCGTCTCAATAGAATTCaagtacaaaatgaaatcatcATCGAAGAGtcagaaaatattatatttccaaGATTTAGGGAGAGAAAAAGTGTAATCAATGTCAACACATATCCACTACCTTCTAATCAAGAAATACAGAAAACCGTTGAAGACGCGAAATGTCGAGCTATTGAAGATCTCGGGAACCttggtatatttttcaacaatatcttATGTACACTGCCTTTTTCTGCAAAGTCTATTCAACTAGACTCAGACGACGAATCTGACAGCGAAGAAATCAGCGAGGAAACGGAGAGCGCAAATGAAGACACTATATCTGCAGAACTTGAACATGATATGATTACGTTGCAGTCTGTAACAGGAACTTTGGAACTCAAAAATTACTCCACCCAAACAGTTCAACTAAATGAAACGAGTCCATTTGCAGTCGTGCGTGATTCGTCGCAAGCCGAATACGTCGTTAGAAAATCGTCCATTTGTTGGCTGCTTAATAAAACCAAGCACCGTTTAAGTAGCGACAGACTTCAGAGAGTACGAGAAATCGAACTGCCGCATTTGTCCAAGAAG GAATCAGCTACTAGATCAAATACTGTCGAAGAGAATCCGGAAATAAGTATAGGGACATGGATGCTTTTTAGAGAAGACACTGAGGCAGAAACGAAATACAGAGTAGGCCTTGTTCTTGGATTCGTCTATCTAACTGGAAAAACAGACCCACAAAGAGAATACTCCAGATTAAGCGCTGACGTCAATAATGAAAGTATTGGCGTACTATGTACCTGGTATAGATTAATAAGTTCTAGTCTCCGTCCGGCACCAGTGGGGTCACATGATTACAAATGCATTTCTGGATATATGCGAACTTTACCAACACCACAGATAGTTGAtgggcatattttttattcggatTTAGTTTTGAAACTAATCCTCGAGATTATTCCTACAACTTCACTCCAAG gtAAAGATGCAAATATCGGAAATTTTGTGCTGATCGAATTTCTCAccaaaaaaaccaaaaaatactACATCGGCGTTGTTAAAAGTATCCAATCAAGAGACAGAGATTGCGAGGAAGATTATGAAGTCAAATTCATGCGAAAAGTGACGAATTCGTCGAGCTCCATATTCGTTTTTCCAGATGTGGACGATACAAGTTATGTAACAGGAGATCAAATAAAGCTAATTCTGAGCAACCCGAAAATTGACCGAAGACGTCATCATGTATTCAGTGATTCTGATTTGTTAGAGTACGCTGTGATTTAA